A window of Melopsittacus undulatus isolate bMelUnd1 chromosome 2, bMelUnd1.mat.Z, whole genome shotgun sequence contains these coding sequences:
- the GPR18 gene encoding N-arachidonyl glycine receptor, which translates to MKPGNHHPEEYRIASLVFYSFVFIVGLLVNATALWVFSCTTKKRTTITVYMMNVALLDILFIFSLPFRIIYHGKEMWPFGDTFCRIISAFTIFYPAIALWLLTFISVDRFMAIVQPKHVKELKNTKKAMLACTGIWVMTLATTSPLLFLQSDPDKHFNFTTCMKSLDIIHLKEVNTLNFSRLIFFFLIPLFIMIGCYLVIIYNFIRGKTSKLKPKAKERSIRIIVTLIAQVLICFVPFHICFAFLMLQHENTTYNPWAAFTTFLMNLSTCLDVILYYIVSKQFQARVISVILYRNYLRSVRRKSFCTGSVRSLSNMNSEMI; encoded by the coding sequence ATGAAGCCTGGAAATCACCACCCTGAAGAATACAGGATTGCATCACTGGTCTTCTACAGTTTTGTATTCATAGTGGGATTGTTGGTGAATGCCACTGCACTATGGGTTTTCAGCTGCACTACCAAGAAGAGAACAACTATAACTGTGTATATGATGAATGTGGCATTACTTGACatactttttatattttccttgccttttcGGATAATCTACCATGGGAAAGAAATGTGGCCTTTTGGGGATACATTCTGTCGGATTATCAGCGCTTTCACAATATTTTATCCAGCCATTGCTCTGTGGTTACTGACTTTTATAAGCGTAGACAGATTTATGGCTATTGTCCAGCCCAAACATgtcaaagaactgaaaaacacaaaaaaagccatGCTAGCTTGTACTGGAATCTGGGTAATGACCCTCGCAACAACGTCCCCATTGTTGTTTTTACAGTCTGATCCAGACAAACACTTTAATTTCACCACCTGCATGAAATCGCTGGATATCATCCATTTAAAGGAAGTAAATACACTGAACTTTTCTcgcctgatttttttctttttgattccCTTGTTTATCATGATAGGGTGTTACCTAGTCATTATTTACAATTTCATTCGTGGCAAGACTTCCAAACTGAAGCCTAAGGCCAAAGAGAGATCCATAAGAATTATAGTAACTCTGATTGCTCAGGTACTCATCTGCTTTGTACCCTTCCACATTTGCTTTGCCTTCCTGATGCTGCAACATGAAAATACAACTTACAACCCCTGGGCAGCCTTCACCACCTTCCTCATGAATCTCAGTACATGCTTGGATGTTATATTGTACTATATTGTTTCTAAACAATTTCAGGCCAGAGTCATCAGTGTAATACTCTATCGCAACTACCTTCGCAGTGTGCGCAGGAAAAGTTTTTGTACTGGAAGTGTAAGATCACTCAGTAATATGAACAGTGAAATGatataa